The window CGCGCGCTGCCCGCATCAAAGTcagccgtgtgtaccactacatgagggttgctcaatgtgtcgatcgcgatcgaggaagttttggtcgatcgcgcgACGGCTTTCCcagccccgccccccaaaaaaagacgtcagcctatcatccatctcgtcgcttgattcagatgTGGCGGATTTGTCGATCGCACGCACATTAAGGCGCgctctagcaagctggcctcctatttacggtctctcttaAGATGTCAAGGTGACCTCATTCAAATGTGGGCACCTTGGAAGCATGGATACAGGAGTGCTTCTGCGTAATGTCAGAACGGGCACATCTCCATGTTTTGCACGATTGCCATCCACTGggtcccttttttcccccctcacatGCAAAACAAGGTTTCTAGGGTTCTGCTTATCTGTCCATCTATACTGTATAAATGTTAACACACCTCAGTGACATCATATGTAGCCATGACCTCcatctctcactggagcggtttgcaccagagtgtgaagcggctggaatGACAATCAGCCCATCCAATCCTTTGACAATGTTCCTCAGTTAGAAAAGGGTCGCGTGGCTTCTCAAGGTCACGGATGACATCCTGTCCCAAGTagaagagttcaagtatcttaagGTCTTGTTCACAACTGAGGGAAGAATTGGTGGATCGATCCAGTGTCTGCgtactttgtatcagtccattgtaaTAAAGAagaagctaagtcaaaaggtcaagctctcaatttactgatcTACGTtcctgggcatccctgctaaagcttcTGCCCTCGTGACCCAACCTtggataagtggtagaagatggaggGATTTTTGTTGGGTGGAGAGACATGAGATTTTTTGAGATGTAAATTATCTGCATTAGCTCAATAAACTTCGGGAAACAGTTGCGAAATAGCGCACGTCAGTGCTTCGAGCGACAGAaaccgcccaaaaaaaaaaaaaaaccccaaaacaacgAAAGCTGTCTTGGCTGCGGCTTACGTCTAACCTGAGTTTTGTCAGGGCTAACGTGGGCGTGGCACGCCAGCATGAAGGAGCTGTGTGGATGCGGCCAGTGCTGTGACGAGCTGTAAGAGATGGCATCCACTTCCAGGCCCACCTCCTCCGCTACCTCCCTACGCAGTGCATCCTCCAGGCTTTCTCCTGCAAACACAGACAAATCATTTATGTTGGAAGAACCCGCGGCGGAAGTGGGACACGGCGACACCGGCGCTCCTGACCCATGTCGCAGAAACCAGCCAGAGCGCTGTACAGTCCGGGCGGAAATGACGGCTGCCTGCCCAACAAACATCGCTGGCCGTCAGACACCAGCACGATGACCACTGGCGCCATCTGGAGGACCACCGTGAAAAGGCCACTGGGGATGGGTTGACAAGATGTGGAGACGGGCGGTGGGGTATGTTACCGTGGGATACAAGACCATGCCGGTGGTGTCGCACACTCTGTGACTTCCCGCCTGGTTTCGGCATGTCGGCTGACCGCTGGCACCACAGTACTTGTTGGTCTGATGCCAGCGTAGGAGCGCCTTGCCCTGAAAGAATCCATACATTAGGTACACTGCTACCTAGACTTACCGGCGACCCAAATTTGCAGTTTTAACAATTACAAGTTATCGTTTAGTCCATTTCTGGCTTTATGTCGAGAGCagaacctaacctaacctagcaatattgaaaagaaaaaaatgggccaTTTTTGACAATGAGGGATTGAGGTGCTTTTGTCCCTTCTGCATACTGTACTACGCACCTTGGCCACAAGAGGCGCCTCCGCTCCTGACAGCAGAAAAAATGACTTCTTCAGGTCCACAAAGGTTCCTTCACACAACTTCTCTACTGACTCCCGATCCAGCTGGGCTGGcatgcataaaacatttttaaagatgaaattaAAGCAGGATGACAGTAAAACAACAAGAGCAATGATTGCACATGCTTCTTGTTTCTTCTTTCTTACCCACATCCAGGCAGAAGTACGCGTGCATGTCCTCACGGCAGCCGAGGAGAAGAGACTCGTTCAGCAGTGACTCTGTAGCGCCCAGCGCCTGCACCACCGACTGCATATCTGTGCGCGTgtacagacacacatacacacaaacgtGAAGAACATGAAGGTGTCCGATTGATTTTGTCGCAGCCGTGGAGGAGCATTTCAACtcttgtgtgtgcgcgtgttcaACATTCTGGCGTGTACCTGTGTAGTACAGAGTTGGGCTGGTGAAACCTCCTGCATTGTTCCTGCGGAGCATAGGCTCAAGTCGGTGGAAGAGGAGAAGATGTCCTGTCACAAGTGCTGCAAGGCATGCCTCGTCATCCTGCTGCAGCTTCTTCATGTACCTGACAGCATAAGCAATCGAGTCTcgaatttatccatccatggaGCCATCTGCCCACCACTCTTCAAGTGAGGAGTGAGCAGACCTCATCCTGGAGACGAAGCCCGATCGACGGTGGAACATGAGAAGATATGAAGACGAACACAGAAACTTCCTCCACATGGCTCAAGAGTTCATCAGTCAAGCTTCCTGCTAATGGGACACAAAACAATGCCTTCACATAgtttcaacaacaacattgtaaGTTTCTTTTCTACATTTTCACACCAAGATTCTCTTTAACCCTTGTCCAAATGTCAAGAAAATGTGCTTGTATTGAACTTAAGTGACATAGATTAATGGCATGTCATGCTGTgctttcaatgtaaaaaaagattGGTTTTGATAATATTGTTAGTTTAGCGCACACGCAGACAACTCGATCGTGACCTTCTTTCTCGGATAGCCCGTTCTTTTATTCAGTCCATAGCTATCATTGACATAGATTCGCCTGCGCAATAGAAAACAGCCGACGTGTCTATATAACtgccatgttggaaaggtcgaCGTTCCAATAGACGGTAACGTGCTTATTCCTCAATCGATTTTCATAAGGTTTACTGCTTTGTCGACGCCAAAACGtacgctacaaaaaaaaaaaggtgaagttaggttagggtttcaTGCAAAAGGAGTCCCATTTCCGTGACGAAATTGTAGCAACCCTACCCGCGCACAGTCAATGCGCTGACGACGACTTCAACCTCCGGACCAGTTAGCGTCGCCGAAGACACGTAGCTAAAAAGGGCGTGTGTTATCCATCCATACGTGACCATGATTCTGGCCACTTGACTGGTGGAAGTATTTAGGAGCAGCCTGCCCCCTGTGCCACCAAGTTTTATTTCCCACGAGGCACTTCGGTGTTTCGCCCAACGTGTGCATGACGGCAACTTCCTGGTCACCATCATGTCGGTGTTCATGGACTTAAACGTGACTTTCTCGCCAGATaaacaaaacatgcagcaaTTAATCGACATGGCAGCTCATCGTGAGTCTCCCGACACCGAATTGAGCCTAAGGTTTTGGCTAAAGTTGATTTTACTGGAATACGAAAGGCAGCGAGCTAGGAGGCTTGTGATGCTAACACTCTACGCTCTGAACTGTAAACGCGCGCGCTTCTCAAATCGGAAGTTTTCTACTATTTAATACGTTACTTCCATCGATGAATTttccgtaccacttatcctcactaggccggcgtccgtgctggagcctatcccagctgagtttgggcgagaggcgaTTTGCACCCTAAACCAGGGGTCGCGAACCTTTTCGACCGAGAGAGCCAGAAATGTTAAATACTTAAAGATTTCAGAGCCatacaatataatttcaaaactaaatgtaagtgtatttgcgcatttatgtaagaccaacacttttactgtacaataagtctctgaattctttgaaATAACTAACCAGTGACGACCcgaagtacttcttaccatgaatgcgacttctggtgtcGTCAGATGAAGCTTCTTGCAGGCTTTGGGATTTCCATCTGTTCATCGTGaaagtaattcaatttgattttccatcatgatggtacgatggtgaacagttcttgccgacaaaggcaagtcttttattcgtttgattatcttatcTTTTTGCAAAGCCGTcagaatgtttattggcaacatcaagtatgAATGCTCTGGTATACTTGCCCCTCGGTGAATGGCTTTCCGTTTCTCACAATTTTTAATGCGCCAGCAAAGCCATCTGAATTGCATTCACCTTGTTGGGTCCAAACACGGATTTGCTGCTGACTAACTTGGACTCTGCTagctcttgacatgctttctACCGGCTGTCTCCCCGAGGGTATTCGGATGCAAACAGAGTAAGGCATGTGTCGAAGTGGTACTTTTACATTTGAGCATTTCATTGTTGCAATTTTATCATGATAATTTTGGCACAGCAGAACCCTcaatctccacaaaggctgtccgttCCTGTTGAAAACTTCGGGACACCTcagctttttttcctttgagtgacctttgtcaaaagcgtttccataatttaGTTGTTCCGACCCGATCTGCGTACGAACCTTATAGGCCTGCGTATGTTGACTGTCAcagcaaactacggcaaccccacgacGACAGACTGTCTCTGCCTAATTTGCGTTGGCTGCACGACAGatatgacatgtacagtatgttgttatgagggtTCTGCGAGTcgtatgcaaccatcaaaagagccagatatggctcgcgagcaGTAGAGTCCCGACCCCTGCCCTAAACTACTTGCAAGCCAATGGTGGTCAATACGTTGTTTACAGTCAGAGACTATGATGAAGCTACTTCAAGTGTTCTCATGTCGAGAGTCGCCACAGCGGGTCTCTTGCGTGATTTGGTATAAATAACGACCAACAATGTTGTCTTCGTGCAGTTGGTTTCTCCACAGTGGCTGTCAACTACACGTTTGAACCAGCGACCAAAAAGAAACAGGTGACAGACGCCCTGATAAACACGGAATTCACTGatccaaacaaacacacactgaaTCAGACACACCTGCCGGTATTTGCTTGTGTAGGCCATTCCGGCACCCAAGCCAATAGATGAGCTCATTGATCAGCTGCCCATTGTCCAGGTAATCAATACTTCTCATCTTGTTTATGTGTATGTTTACATatatatgaatgtgtgtgtgtgtgtgtgtgtgtatgtttgcacGCTGCTACAAAACCTCTGAGttatgtgtttgtgcgtgtgtcttTGGGGGAGCAGGGTCGCTCTCGACCAATCAGAGTGCTCAACAGACTGACTCTGGTGATGTCAGAGCTGAGTCACTTTGTGAGTATCTACTTCATTAAAAGTTATCTCTGCACTGTCCTTAAAAAGTACTCAAgacaatggtgtgtgtgtgtgtgtgtgtgtgtgtgtgtgtgtgtgtgtgtgtgtgtgtgtgtgtgtgtttagaggCCAAATCCTACAGAGTACACTGGGTATGACTTGCTGGCAGTCCAACCAATGACAGAAAAACTTTTTCATGTGAGATCTACACAGCACACACAATCAAAAATGAACACACTGATGCTTGTGAGTTGTGCTCTTTGGGTTTGTTGAAGGCGGCGTGCACACAGCTGGACGTGGACATCATCAGCGTGTCAGTGACAGAAAAACTTCCTTTCCTCTTCAAGAGAGCGCCAGTCAACGTGGTGACTTATTTTGATTTGATAGTCCCTTCATAtcagttaaatatttttgacaatAGGTGGAAACCTGCTGCCCAAAGTTGTCAATTTCATACTTTTCCCACAAATGGCCACTAGTGGTCAATTGCCATGGTTATTTTGGTATTCTTTTCAATCACTGCCCAAACTGAAGTGTTGGGAATGAATGACTTGCTCTCTATGATTGTCAacatgcatttttgtgtgtgtgtgttgggggatTGGGGGGGTTTAAAGGAAAGTGAAGATTTTGGATATGCACGGCTTCCACCTGATGCCGGCAAGATTCAcacaatggtgtgtgtgtgtgtgtgtgtgtgcttgcgcATGTAGGCTTTGGCAAGGGGGCTGGCATTTGAAGTTTCATTCGCCTCAGCCATCCGAGACGCCACCTTGAGGCGCTACACGATTGCAAACGCTGTTAGCCTGATGGAGGCCTGCAAAGGGAAGGTGAGTGACGGCGCCGACGTCATGGCGATGATGAACTTGAGCACAATGGCCCATTTTGTCTTTCAGAATGTGCTGCTGTCCAGTGGGGCGGAGAAGGTACGGCAGTTAGCGCGTCTGACACGTCGTGTGTGCGCATTATGTTGTTTATCTGCCCAATGCTGATGTGTGTTTATGTCATCAGCCTCTGGAGCTGCGAGGACCTTATGACATCATCAACTTGTATCCTTGGGCCCACCCACTTCTCTTCTGACTCCTCATAACTGTTGTTTCCTACGTGTGTTTTCCTGACGAGCCCCTCAGATGCTCGTTGATCGGTCTGTCAGATTCGGACGCTAAGCGCTCGGTTTCCTGCGTGTGCCGCTCACTTTTGTTGCATGCTGGTAGGTGTAAAAAGCGGGTGGCGCTTGCATCCCAAGTGTGTTGTCTGAcagccaagatttttttttgtcgcagAAACCAGGAAGACAGCAAGTGGTGTCATTTTCACCCAAAAGACTTGCAGCACCTCCCCCAGCCAGCAGGAGGCAGCCCCCCCTCGTAAGTAATAGTGATCAGGTTCAAGGCGGTGGGGCCAATTCATAATTTTGGTTTGCTTAGTAGGTGGCACTGGCGAAGGCACCCCTTGCAGAGGTGACGGTCCTGCTGCCAAGCGACTCAAAAGTCAGCTGACGGAAGACTCCCAGACATAAGTTATTCCCCCCCTCCGCTGCTACCAGCCCAGATAACAGGATCTTAAGATCGCAggggttttactttttgattgCAGCAGATTAAAAGTTCATGTTCATGCCAGGATGTCTTCAGAATAAAACTCCTACTTGAAAGGTTTGTGATTGGTTTATTTTGACAGTCGTAAACAAAATGTTGGTTACATTTTCtcagaaaaacaggaagtgatgttaccAAAAGTGTAATTACATTAGAGGTGAGAAGCAAAGTGGCTAAAAGAAATGGCTTCAGCACAACGGAGTTCTGACTGGTCTGGGGCGCACGCCCGCCTCTCACCCGGTTGACTGTGACAGATTCCAGCTCGGGCAAAAGGGGGCGACAGGGCTCCACTTcatccacttcctgtttgctggtCTCT of the Syngnathoides biaculeatus isolate LvHL_M chromosome 22, ASM1980259v1, whole genome shotgun sequence genome contains:
- the rpp30 gene encoding ribonuclease P protein subunit p30 isoform X1, with the translated sequence MSVFMDLNVTFSPDKQNMQQLIDMAAHLGFSTVAVNYTFEPATKKKQAIPAPKPIDELIDQLPIVQGRSRPIRVLNRLTLVMSELSHFRPNPTEYTGYDLLAVQPMTEKLFHAACTQLDVDIISVSVTEKLPFLFKRAPVNVALARGLAFEVSFASAIRDATLRRYTIANAVSLMEACKGKNVLLSSGAEKPLELRGPYDIINLCSLIGLSDSDAKRSVSCVCRSLLLHAETRKTASGVIFTQKTCSTSPSQQEAAPPLGGTGEGTPCRGDGPAAKRLKSQLTEDSQT
- the rpp30 gene encoding ribonuclease P protein subunit p30 isoform X2, with translation MSVFMDLNVTFSPDKQNMQQLIDMAAHLGFSTVAVNYTFEPATKKKQAIPAPKPIDELIDQLPIVQGRSRPIRVLNRLTLVMSELSHFRPNPTEYTGYDLLAVQPMTEKLFHAACTQLDVDIISVSVTEKLPFLFKRAPVNVALARGLAFEVSFASAIRDATLRRYTIANAVSLMEACKGKNVLLSSGAEKPLELRGPYDIINLCSLIGLSDSDAKRSVSCVCRSLLLHAETRKTASGVIFTQKTCSTSPSQQEAAPPRGTGEGTPCRGDGPAAKRLKSQLTEDSQT
- the nudt13 gene encoding nucleoside diphosphate-linked moiety X motif 13 isoform X2, encoding MWRKFLCSSSYLLMFHRRSGFVSRMRYMKKLQQDDEACLAALVTGHLLLFHRLEPMLRRNNAGGFTSPTLYYTDMQSVVQALGATESLLNESLLLGCREDMHAYFCLDVAQLDRESVEKLCEGTFVDLKKSFFLLSGAEAPLVAKGKALLRWHQTNKYCGASGQPTCRNQAGSHRVCDTTGMVLYPTMAPVVIVLVSDGQRCLLGRQPSFPPGLYSALAGFCDMGESLEDALRREVAEEVGLEVDAISYSSSQHWPHPHSSFMLACHAHVSPDKTQDVIRDLEKPRDPFLTEEHCQRIGWADCHSSRFTLWCKPLQ
- the nudt13 gene encoding nucleoside diphosphate-linked moiety X motif 13 isoform X1 — encoded protein: MWRKFLCSSSYLLMFHRRSGFVSRMRYMKKLQQDDEACLAALVTGHLLLFHRLEPMLRRNNAGGFTSPTLYYTDMQSVVQALGATESLLNESLLLGCREDMHAYFCLDVAQLDRESVEKLCEGTFVDLKKSFFLLSGAEAPLVAKGKALLRWHQTNKYCGASGQPTCRNQAGSHRVCDTTGMVLYPTMAPVVIVLVSDGQRCLLGRQPSFPPGLYSALAGFCDMGESLEDALRREVAEEVGLEVDAISYSSSQHWPHPHSSFMLACHAHVSPDKTQLLVDHTELQDARWFTLDEITAALKAKSPPSGGLLAAAPWLPPKHAIAHILIREWAERRRDPGRPKV